In Nitrospira sp., one genomic interval encodes:
- the rpoC gene encoding DNA-directed RNA polymerase subunit beta', with product MEGVYTLFEKPRDSVSFDSMRIRIASPEKIRSWSYGEVKKPETINYRSFKPEKDGLFCAKIFGPIKDWECNCGKYKRMKHRGIVCDKCGVEVIQSKVRRERMGHIELAAPVAHIWFLKGVPSRIGTLLDMSLKQLEKILYFESYVMVDPGSTSMSEQELVSEEQLRSLQSEYGSGAFKVGIGAEAIRELLRKVDINTQWDELHVKAKASASAALKKKYAKRLKVLEAFRRSGNKPEWMIMDVIPVLPPELRPLVPLDGGRFATSDLNDLYRRVINRNNRLKRLIELKAPGVIIRNEMRMLQEAVDALFDNGRRGRAIRGPNKRPLKSLSDMLKGKQGRFRQNLLGKRVDYSGRTVIVVGPELRLHQCGLPKKMALELFKPFIFHKLEERGAATTIKSAKRLVEKERPEVWDVLDEVIREHPVLLNRAPTLHRLGIQAFDPVLVEGKAIRLHPLVCAAFNADFDGDQMAVHVPLSVEAQVEARVLMMSINNILSPANGKPIAVPSQDMVLGCYWLTKERVGAKGEGKLFGSPEEARIAYDAGALDEHARIKVRCNGTLVQTTAGRVILSEILPPMMPFADANKLMTKKEMSKLIDAVYRQAGHRETVTFLDKIKDLGFHYATRAGMSICIDNMHIPSRKEDLIGKAQHEVNEIEKQYSEGLITNGERYNKVIDIWAHVTEQVANEMMKELGAGGDPAKAESFNPIFMMADSGARGSSQQIRQLGGMRGLMAKPSGEIIETPITANFREGLTVLQYFISTHGARKGLADTALKTANSGYLTRRLVDIAQDVIVTEEDCGTTDGILVSALLEGGEIIQTLEERLLGRLAGEDIRDPVTGEIIVSFNEEIDEEQAKAVVEAGVDRVKIRSVLTCQSARGVCRLCYGRDLSRGRLVEKGEPVGVIAAQSIGEPGTQLTMRTFHIGGTASKVVEQTVLEAKHAGHLKYMSLDAKKNADVHNAGIAVRNKEGEWVVMNRNAKIAIVDDSGREREKYPVVYGAKIKLKDGDRVEVGQKLVEWDPYSLTILTETGGKVAYGDILEGVTMKEEFDEVTGLSRKVIIEQSGATLRPRVSIKDDSGKTAKVSGAGAPVARYLLPVGAHIFVEKGAMVHPGDVLAKIPRETTKTKDITGGLPRVAELFEARKPKEQAVISEIDGEVSYGGFVKGMRKVLVDNKMGDVKEYFIPKGKHVNVHEGDWVRAGEPLMDGSANPHDILDVLGPKELQKYLVDEVQDVYRLQGVSINDKHIEIIVRQMLRKVRIEDPGDTSFLPGSQVSKGMFDVENQRVLEKDGKPALGKPVLLGITKAALTTDSFISAASFQETTRVLTEAAINGREDNLLGLKENVIVGRLIPAGSGFEEYRETFVASAKAPGELAGAVAQPVAVGEAPVQVTGGESQNNP from the coding sequence TTGGAAGGTGTATACACATTATTCGAAAAACCGCGTGACTCGGTCTCGTTCGACTCGATGCGCATTCGTATCGCGTCGCCCGAAAAGATCCGGTCGTGGTCTTACGGCGAAGTAAAGAAGCCGGAAACAATCAACTACCGGTCGTTCAAGCCTGAAAAGGATGGGTTGTTCTGCGCCAAGATTTTTGGCCCAATCAAGGACTGGGAATGTAATTGCGGTAAGTACAAGCGCATGAAGCACCGCGGCATTGTCTGTGACAAGTGCGGCGTGGAAGTCATTCAGTCCAAGGTGCGCCGTGAGCGCATGGGGCACATCGAATTGGCGGCTCCGGTCGCGCACATCTGGTTTCTGAAGGGTGTACCCAGCCGGATTGGTACGCTCTTGGACATGAGCCTCAAGCAACTCGAAAAGATCCTCTATTTCGAGAGCTACGTGATGGTGGATCCTGGCTCCACGAGCATGAGTGAGCAGGAACTGGTTTCTGAAGAACAGCTTCGCTCGTTGCAGTCCGAATATGGAAGTGGCGCCTTCAAGGTGGGGATCGGTGCCGAGGCGATTCGCGAGTTGCTCCGCAAAGTGGATATCAATACGCAGTGGGATGAGCTGCATGTGAAGGCGAAGGCCTCGGCCTCGGCAGCGTTGAAAAAGAAATATGCGAAGCGGCTCAAGGTGCTGGAGGCTTTCCGCCGTTCCGGCAACAAGCCTGAGTGGATGATCATGGATGTCATCCCAGTTTTGCCGCCGGAATTGCGTCCGTTGGTGCCGTTGGATGGTGGTCGGTTTGCTACGTCGGATCTCAACGATCTGTATCGTCGCGTGATCAACCGGAACAATCGCTTGAAGCGGTTGATTGAACTGAAGGCGCCCGGAGTCATCATCCGCAATGAAATGCGTATGTTGCAGGAGGCGGTTGACGCGTTGTTCGACAACGGCCGTCGAGGCCGTGCGATTCGTGGGCCAAACAAGCGACCGCTGAAGTCTTTGAGCGATATGCTGAAGGGCAAACAGGGACGCTTCCGGCAGAATTTGCTTGGAAAGCGCGTCGATTATTCAGGTCGAACGGTGATCGTCGTCGGTCCCGAGTTGCGTCTGCATCAATGCGGGTTGCCCAAGAAAATGGCCTTGGAGTTGTTCAAGCCATTTATCTTCCACAAGCTCGAAGAGCGTGGCGCGGCGACGACGATCAAGAGTGCCAAACGATTGGTCGAAAAAGAGCGTCCGGAAGTCTGGGATGTGTTGGACGAAGTGATTCGCGAACATCCCGTACTGCTGAACCGCGCCCCAACGCTGCATAGGCTCGGCATTCAGGCCTTCGATCCGGTGTTGGTTGAAGGCAAGGCCATCCGGCTGCATCCGCTTGTGTGTGCGGCGTTCAACGCGGACTTCGACGGAGACCAGATGGCGGTGCACGTTCCGTTGTCCGTCGAGGCGCAGGTTGAAGCTCGCGTGCTCATGATGTCGATCAATAACATCCTGTCTCCTGCCAATGGGAAGCCGATTGCGGTGCCGTCCCAGGACATGGTGCTCGGGTGTTATTGGCTGACGAAGGAGCGCGTCGGCGCCAAGGGCGAAGGCAAGCTGTTCGGCTCACCGGAGGAGGCGCGGATTGCCTACGACGCCGGGGCCTTGGATGAACATGCTCGAATCAAGGTCCGCTGCAATGGGACGTTGGTGCAGACGACGGCTGGACGGGTCATCTTGTCGGAAATTCTTCCGCCGATGATGCCGTTCGCGGACGCCAATAAATTGATGACCAAGAAGGAAATGTCGAAGCTCATCGACGCGGTGTACCGGCAGGCGGGGCATCGAGAGACGGTGACATTCCTCGATAAGATCAAAGATCTGGGATTCCATTACGCGACCAGAGCCGGCATGTCGATCTGTATCGACAATATGCATATTCCGTCCAGGAAAGAAGACCTGATCGGAAAGGCTCAGCATGAGGTCAATGAGATCGAAAAGCAGTACTCTGAAGGTCTCATTACCAATGGTGAGCGCTACAACAAGGTCATCGACATTTGGGCGCATGTCACGGAGCAGGTGGCCAATGAGATGATGAAGGAATTGGGCGCCGGTGGCGATCCAGCCAAGGCCGAATCCTTCAATCCCATTTTCATGATGGCCGATTCTGGTGCCCGAGGCAGCTCACAACAGATTCGTCAGCTGGGCGGTATGCGAGGCTTGATGGCCAAGCCGTCCGGTGAAATCATCGAAACGCCCATCACGGCCAATTTCCGTGAAGGGTTAACGGTGTTGCAGTACTTCATTTCGACGCACGGTGCGCGGAAAGGTTTGGCGGACACTGCGTTGAAGACCGCGAATTCCGGTTATTTGACCCGGCGCCTTGTCGATATTGCGCAGGACGTCATCGTCACTGAGGAAGATTGCGGAACCACGGACGGAATCCTGGTCAGTGCCCTGTTGGAAGGCGGAGAAATCATTCAGACCTTGGAGGAACGTCTCTTGGGACGTCTCGCCGGGGAGGACATCCGCGATCCGGTAACGGGCGAAATCATCGTCTCGTTCAACGAGGAAATCGACGAAGAGCAGGCGAAGGCTGTCGTGGAAGCGGGTGTCGATCGAGTGAAAATTCGATCGGTGTTGACCTGCCAATCCGCACGCGGCGTCTGCCGGCTGTGTTACGGGCGCGATCTGTCGCGCGGGCGCCTGGTCGAGAAGGGCGAGCCGGTCGGCGTCATTGCGGCGCAATCTATTGGTGAACCTGGCACACAGTTGACGATGCGTACGTTCCACATCGGTGGTACGGCGAGCAAGGTCGTTGAGCAGACCGTTTTGGAGGCCAAGCACGCAGGTCATTTGAAGTACATGAGCTTGGATGCCAAGAAAAATGCCGACGTGCACAATGCCGGAATCGCCGTTCGCAATAAAGAAGGCGAATGGGTGGTGATGAACCGCAACGCCAAAATTGCGATTGTCGATGACAGCGGGCGTGAACGTGAAAAATATCCGGTGGTGTATGGCGCGAAGATCAAGCTGAAAGACGGGGATCGCGTTGAAGTCGGGCAGAAACTGGTGGAGTGGGATCCGTACTCCTTGACCATCCTCACGGAAACCGGCGGAAAGGTTGCCTATGGCGACATTCTCGAAGGGGTCACGATGAAGGAGGAGTTCGACGAAGTGACCGGTCTGTCCAGAAAAGTCATTATCGAGCAGAGTGGCGCCACATTGCGCCCTCGCGTCTCGATCAAGGACGACAGTGGAAAGACTGCGAAGGTCTCCGGTGCGGGAGCGCCGGTCGCCCGATATCTCTTGCCGGTTGGTGCGCACATTTTCGTGGAAAAGGGCGCGATGGTGCATCCCGGCGATGTGTTAGCCAAGATTCCGCGTGAAACGACCAAGACCAAGGACATCACCGGTGGTCTCCCGCGTGTGGCCGAGCTGTTTGAGGCACGTAAGCCAAAAGAGCAGGCAGTCATTAGCGAGATCGACGGTGAAGTCTCCTATGGCGGGTTTGTGAAGGGCATGCGGAAAGTGCTGGTGGATAACAAGATGGGTGACGTGAAGGAGTATTTCATTCCTAAGGGGAAGCACGTCAACGTGCACGAGGGCGACTGGGTACGCGCCGGTGAGCCCCTCATGGATGGTTCTGCCAATCCGCACGACATTCTTGACGTCCTGGGCCCGAAAGAGTTGCAAAAATACCTGGTCGATGAAGTACAGGACGTCTACCGGTTGCAGGGCGTCTCCATCAACGATAAACATATCGAGATCATCGTCCGGCAAATGCTTCGAAAGGTCCGGATCGAAGATCCCGGAGATACGTCATTCCTACCGGGAAGTCAGGTCAGCAAGGGAATGTTTGACGTAGAGAATCAGCGGGTTCTCGAAAAAGATGGGAAACCGGCCCTTGGCAAGCCAGTGTTGCTGGGTATTACCAAGGCAGCCTTGACGACCGACAGCTTCATTTCGGCCGCATCTTTCCAGGAAACGACGCGGGTGTTGACCGAAGCGGCCATCAATGGGCGGGAAGACAACTTGCTGGGTCTGAAGGAAAATGTGATTGTGGGACGTCTCATTCCAGCAGGCAGTGGATTTGAGGAATATCGGGAGACGTTTGTTGCCAGTGCCAAAGCGCCAGGCGAGTTGGCAGGGGCAGTGGCGCAGCCGGTGGCAGTCGGAGAGGCGCCTGTCCAGGTGACAGGCGGCGAATCACAAAATAATCCGTGA
- the rpsG gene encoding 30S ribosomal protein S7 — protein sequence MPRGQFFGHREAQPDSKYRDKLVGKFLNVLMGGGKKSTAERVCYGAFDLIQEKTNGGDPMKIFKAAVDNVKPVVEVKSRRVGGASYQVPVEIRPSRRVSLALRWITEYSRSRGGKSMQDRLAAELLDASNNTGASVKKREDVHRMAEANKAFAHYRW from the coding sequence ATGCCACGCGGACAATTTTTCGGTCACCGAGAAGCGCAGCCAGATTCCAAGTATCGCGACAAGCTCGTCGGGAAGTTCTTGAATGTTCTGATGGGTGGAGGGAAGAAGAGTACGGCCGAGCGTGTGTGCTACGGGGCATTTGATTTGATTCAGGAGAAGACGAATGGCGGCGACCCGATGAAAATCTTCAAGGCGGCGGTTGACAATGTCAAGCCGGTCGTGGAGGTAAAGTCGCGTCGTGTTGGTGGTGCGTCGTATCAGGTTCCTGTTGAGATCAGGCCTTCTCGCCGTGTGTCGTTGGCGTTGCGATGGATTACTGAATACTCTCGTTCGCGTGGCGGCAAGAGCATGCAGGATAGGCTTGCTGCTGAATTGTTGGATGCGTCCAATAATACTGGTGCATCAGTCAAGAAGCGTGAGGATGTCCACCGAATGGCTGAGGCCAATAAGGCCTTTGCTCACTATCGTTGGTAG
- a CDS encoding 30S ribosomal protein S12 — MPTINQLVRKGRTLVKSKTKSPALKRCPQKRGVCLRVYTTTPKKPNSALRKVARVRLTNGMEVTTYIPGVGHNLQEHSIVLVRGGRVKDLPGVRYHIVRGSLDAVGVADRKQARSKYGAKRPK; from the coding sequence ATGCCCACGATTAATCAGCTCGTGCGAAAAGGCCGGACGCTTGTCAAGTCAAAGACCAAGAGTCCGGCATTAAAGCGCTGTCCTCAGAAGCGCGGAGTGTGTCTCCGGGTCTATACGACTACGCCGAAAAAACCGAACTCGGCCCTTCGTAAAGTTGCTCGCGTTCGTTTGACGAACGGCATGGAGGTGACGACCTACATTCCTGGTGTGGGGCACAATCTCCAGGAGCACTCCATCGTGTTGGTGCGGGGCGGTCGTGTCAAGGACTTGCCTGGTGTGCGCTATCACATCGTGCGTGGTTCTTTGGATGCGGTGGGAGTTGCGGATCGGAAGCAGGCTCGCTCCAAGTATGGAGCGAAGCGTCCCAAGTAA